Proteins encoded within one genomic window of Sebastes fasciatus isolate fSebFas1 chromosome 18, fSebFas1.pri, whole genome shotgun sequence:
- the cipcb gene encoding CLOCK-interacting pacemaker, with protein sequence MDVVRTTGKTMSTKRKADSHSRAANRPRIMKSGGSRRADSERDSGFSDASSEHMSTMDNTDSEDSPRLVVQQGPQTSVPGPKSSQLAVVGGSYSSLSPMIIMNNVLLKQPRDTPPALKPWGFSPTVEVVQPVVQQPQVVFLQPVVSRQASRASKEASSRHRRPKKYLPILKSYPKIAPHPGDSSSSSGRGTASSSSSTTSSSSSSYSSSSSSSSGSERGSSLTSSHREHRQREKQKRKLCGGASNSGSTTPSLPATPGTTSPLLQRQLSLPTTETSASSSPARERPSSVVSQADFSTSPSVTHTAGPVPQAVTQENSSSGECNYSDNDADTKRMRFCNTYNILSKSGLLDIALRTKELHRQNRRTQSDLDQLKEHTDLFLQALCRGDASICVKLQASLQEEDKEKESERAAPTSLKAD encoded by the exons ATGGACGTTGTCCGTACAACAGGAAAGACGATGAGCACCAAGAGGAAGGCAGATAGTCACTCAAGGGCAGCAAACAGACCACGCATCATGAAGTCTGGAGGCTCCCGGCGGGCTGATTCAGAGAGAGACTCCGGATTCTCAG ATGCAAGCTCGGAGCACATGAGCACAATGGACAACACCGACTCCGAGGATTCACCCCGCCTTGTTGTACAGCAGGGACCGCAGACGAGTGTCCCGGGGCCCAAATCCTCTCAGCTGGCGGTGGTGGGAGGCTCCTACTCTAGCCTCTCTCCCATGATCATCATGAACAACGTCCTCCTTAAGCAG CCGAGAGATACTCCTCCTGCTCTGAAGCCCTGGGGGTTCAGTCCCACAGTGGAGGTGGTTCAGCCTGTGGTCCAGCAGCCTCAAGTGGTCTTCCTTCAGCCCGTGGTCTCTCGTCAAGCTTCCCGTGCCTCCAAAGAGGCCTCCTCTAGACACAGACGCCCTAAGAAGTATCTTCCAATCCTGAAATCCTACCCCAAGATTGCTCCACATCCTGGAGACAGCTCCAGTTCCTCAGGGAGAGGAActgcttcctcttcttcctccaccacctcctcctcctcttcttcttactcctcctcctcgtcctcctcttctgGGTCAGAGAGGGGTAGCAGTTTGACTTCCAGCCACCGGGAACACcgtcagagagagaagcagaagagAAAGCTGTGTGGTGGTGCTAGTAACTCCGGCTCCACCACTCCCAGTCTTCCTGCTACCCCCGGCACCACGTCTCCTCTGCTCCAGAGACAACTCTCTCTCCCCACAACAGAAACCAGTGCCAGCAGTAGTCCTGCCAGGGAGAGGCCTTCATCAGTCGTCAGCCAGGCAGACTTTTCCACCTCCCCGTCTGTTACTCACACCGCTGGCCCCGTTCCCCAGGCGGTCACCCAGGAGAACAGCTCATCGGGAGAATGTAACTACAGTGACAATGATGCTGATACAAAGAGGATGCGCTTCTGCAACACTTACAACATCCTGAGCAAATCCGGCCTGCTGGACATCGCACTCCGCACCAAGGAGCTCCACAGGCAGAACCGACGCACCCAGAGCGACCTAGACCAGCTAAAAGAACACACGGACCTCTTCCTTCAGGCTCTGTGTAGAGGTGACGCCAGCATCTGTGTTAAGCTGCAGGCCAGCCTTCAGG